In Anabaena sphaerica FACHB-251, a single window of DNA contains:
- a CDS encoding protein kinase domain-containing protein — MEVYCTRPRCARPKNHFADLDDVTTLKTTQQKYCTSCGMPLLLDGRYVPTKLLGRGGFGAAFLASDRRIPGMRKCVVKQFQPAGNLTADQLQLAQNLFEREAEVLAQIGNEHEQIPDLFAFFPVTVQSLQLGEKEQFFYLVQEYIDGQNLEEELVQEGKFSEVGVTQILTEILPVLTFIHDRGIIHRDIKPSNIMRRRDGRLFLLDFGAVKQVTNAPGGSTASTGIYSMGFAPPEQMSGGQVFPSTDLYALAVTLITLITGKEANKLFDAYSNQWQWRTQATINDRLADILDKMLLPAASQRFQSAAEVLEALSPPPPTILPTALPPQKQAHPPKPQGQKPPQKPIPIQSAFATWELLAGAAFSGFEGALIAIALLSLVKNPIITLAISVVILSGLIFAQTKRWLEKFDLLIIPTISFAIIFIIPFLRSGIVMQQVLIFAVTSALIAIAVTTIFRLIYKLISSII; from the coding sequence ATGGAAGTTTACTGCACTCGTCCACGTTGCGCTCGTCCAAAAAACCATTTTGCAGATTTAGATGACGTTACAACGTTAAAAACAACTCAGCAAAAATACTGCACTAGTTGCGGTATGCCGTTACTATTAGATGGTCGATATGTACCCACTAAACTCCTGGGTAGAGGAGGCTTTGGTGCTGCATTTTTGGCAAGCGATCGCCGCATACCCGGAATGCGAAAATGTGTAGTTAAGCAATTTCAACCAGCAGGAAATCTCACCGCAGATCAACTTCAATTAGCACAAAACCTATTTGAACGAGAAGCAGAAGTTTTAGCTCAGATAGGTAATGAACATGAGCAAATTCCTGACTTATTTGCTTTCTTCCCTGTCACGGTTCAAAGTTTACAACTAGGAGAAAAAGAGCAATTTTTTTATCTTGTCCAAGAATATATTGATGGACAGAATTTAGAAGAAGAATTAGTCCAAGAGGGCAAATTTTCGGAAGTCGGAGTAACACAAATACTCACAGAAATTCTGCCAGTTCTCACTTTTATCCACGACAGAGGCATTATTCACAGAGATATTAAACCTTCTAATATCATGCGTCGTCGGGATGGTAGACTATTCCTTTTAGATTTTGGTGCAGTCAAACAAGTGACTAATGCCCCTGGTGGTTCTACTGCTTCCACGGGAATTTATTCTATGGGATTTGCACCCCCAGAACAAATGTCAGGAGGTCAAGTATTTCCATCTACTGATTTATACGCTTTAGCTGTTACTCTAATTACTTTAATAACAGGAAAAGAAGCAAATAAACTATTTGATGCTTATAGCAATCAGTGGCAATGGCGAACACAAGCCACTATCAACGACAGACTAGCTGATATTTTAGACAAAATGCTGCTACCTGCTGCTAGTCAACGCTTTCAGTCAGCCGCAGAAGTTCTAGAAGCCCTTTCTCCACCACCTCCCACAATTCTTCCCACAGCATTACCACCACAAAAACAAGCACATCCACCAAAACCACAAGGACAAAAACCACCACAAAAACCAATTCCAATACAATCAGCGTTTGCTACATGGGAATTACTAGCTGGGGCTGCTTTTAGTGGGTTTGAAGGGGCATTAATAGCGATCGCTCTTTTGAGCTTAGTCAAAAATCCCATCATCACTTTGGCTATTTCTGTTGTGATTTTGAGTGGTTTAATTTTTGCTCAAACCAAACGCTGGTTAGAAAAATTTGACTTATTAATTATCCCCACAATTAGTTTTGCAATTATATTTATAATCCCCTTTTTACGAAGTGGTATTGTCATGCAGCAAGTGCTTATTTTTGCAGTTACTTCTGCCTTAATTGCCATTGCAGTAACAACTATATTTCGTCTGATTTATAAATTGATATCTTCAATTATTTAA
- a CDS encoding DALR anticodon-binding domain-containing protein translates to MHHWLLFKKYTSIKLLVYIHFMNFLSVYTKDEKILWIKKGKVPLYQGTDGKKILYISSVALQISAADNSKVMPIVSGIAAHLSTTCGEIFNVKIVPPALIHIELTDPTLAAWLDNLTGGVASLEKMGDWGLGRGEEFLNSCLLPPASWERENKNQLLFDIQYTHARCCSLIQLADREGLIKLKKSISDDESFIPAQPIPWLDCEQKLRFHQPDEVRLIHQLVKMVDDLVFPDSSSSVYWETAAVKLSKAFDSFWCNCRIWGEVKTNSPELAQARLGLLIATQLVLRSVLETKLGVFAPLEL, encoded by the coding sequence GTGCATCATTGGCTACTGTTTAAGAAGTATACCTCAATTAAACTTTTAGTATATATCCATTTCATGAATTTTCTAAGTGTTTATACCAAGGATGAGAAAATTCTATGGATAAAAAAGGGAAAAGTGCCTCTATATCAAGGTACAGATGGCAAAAAAATTTTATATATTTCTAGCGTAGCTTTGCAAATTTCCGCTGCTGACAATTCAAAAGTGATGCCAATTGTTAGCGGAATCGCTGCTCACCTATCAACAACTTGCGGCGAAATTTTCAACGTTAAAATAGTTCCTCCTGCTTTGATTCATATAGAACTAACTGATCCTACCTTAGCAGCTTGGTTAGATAATCTGACAGGCGGAGTTGCCAGCTTAGAGAAAATGGGGGACTGGGGACTGGGAAGAGGGGAAGAATTCCTTAACTCCTGCCTTCTGCCTCCTGCCTCCTGGGAACGGGAAAATAAAAACCAATTATTATTTGATATTCAATATACTCATGCACGCTGCTGCTCATTAATACAACTGGCTGATCGCGAGGGGTTGATTAAACTGAAAAAATCAATTTCCGATGATGAAAGTTTCATTCCCGCGCAACCTATACCTTGGCTGGACTGTGAGCAAAAACTACGTTTCCATCAACCGGATGAAGTTCGTCTGATTCACCAGTTGGTAAAAATGGTAGACGATTTGGTATTTCCTGATTCTAGCAGTTCAGTTTACTGGGAAACAGCAGCAGTGAAATTAAGCAAGGCTTTTGACAGTTTCTGGTGTAACTGTCGGATTTGGGGAGAAGTGAAAACTAATTCACCAGAGTTAGCTCAGGCTAGGTTGGGATTGCTGATAGCTACGCAGTTGGTTTTAAGGTCTGTCTTAGAAACGAAATTGGGGGTTTTTGCGCCTCTGGAGTTGTGA
- a CDS encoding Crp/Fnr family transcriptional regulator yields MQSQSSFSEASRPFLTWQRILDWAQEHYRCRTFSKDERIPARPGLLYLVQRGAIRMVGTAQVSATASQLTSRRINRTPEEAFLGFVGAGQPFEIVAQSPFTLQAYAHVDQTAVLWMYWHDLDNWPHFRREVMDAFRYQHQRKLLWLSALGQRRTIDRLLGFLTLLIEEYGEPSMSETDPDVIRGYCLPFPLTHAQIGSAIGSTRVTVTRLMGKLRQRGLILTQGDNLICLPAESINRAS; encoded by the coding sequence ATGCAATCTCAATCCTCCTTTTCCGAGGCATCACGGCCTTTCTTAACTTGGCAACGAATTCTTGATTGGGCTCAAGAACACTACCGCTGCCGCACCTTCAGCAAAGATGAGCGCATTCCCGCCAGACCCGGATTGCTATATTTAGTGCAGAGAGGTGCAATTCGCATGGTAGGAACTGCCCAAGTAAGTGCTACTGCCAGCCAGCTAACATCACGACGCATCAACAGAACCCCAGAAGAAGCCTTTTTGGGTTTCGTGGGAGCAGGACAACCATTTGAAATCGTTGCTCAGTCACCCTTTACACTCCAAGCTTACGCTCACGTTGACCAAACTGCGGTGCTATGGATGTACTGGCATGATTTGGATAACTGGCCTCACTTCCGTCGTGAAGTAATGGATGCCTTTAGATATCAACACCAGCGCAAGCTTTTGTGGCTAAGTGCTTTGGGACAACGACGCACAATTGACCGACTTCTAGGATTTCTCACCTTGTTGATTGAGGAATATGGAGAGCCATCAATGAGCGAAACCGATCCTGATGTAATTCGCGGCTATTGCCTTCCCTTCCCCCTCACCCATGCCCAAATTGGCAGCGCCATTGGTTCTACTCGCGTCACCGTTACCCGCTTGATGGGTAAATTGCGTCAGCGTGGACTAATCCTCACCCAAGGGGATAATTTGATTTGCTTGCCAGCAGAGTCAATTAACAGAGCCAGCTAA
- a CDS encoding PstS family phosphate ABC transporter substrate-binding protein: MSQKKETLVIFLSLITTITLIFGGLWFLMERWANINKSQVSNTPTSSNSNAGNPSNNLINSNNSPNNNCNVPNLPQGIFSYGGSTTWAPIRKDVDSVLLNICPQFGLRYTQPINDKPGSGTGIKMLINNQLAFSQSSRSIKAEENVKAQQKGFSLKEIPVAIDGIAIAVNPQLNIPGLTVAQVKDIYTGKITNWKDVGGVDLPIQALSRTQESGGTVEFFVENVLNKENFGKNVIYMGTTTEAIRKIATTPGGIYYASAPEIVPQCTIKSLPVGRKKGEFIAPYQQPYVPTSECPIKLNQLNVEDLRNGNYPITRNLFVIVKQNSQTDQQAGEAYANWLLTSQGQELIEKAGFIRIK, translated from the coding sequence ATGTCTCAAAAAAAAGAAACTCTGGTAATTTTTTTGTCTCTGATAACTACTATTACTTTAATTTTTGGAGGACTATGGTTTTTAATGGAACGTTGGGCAAACATTAATAAAAGTCAAGTTAGTAATACACCTACTTCTAGTAATTCTAATGCTGGCAATCCCAGTAATAACTTAATCAATTCCAACAATTCCCCAAACAATAATTGTAACGTACCCAATTTACCACAGGGAATCTTTAGTTATGGTGGCAGCACAACCTGGGCACCAATTAGAAAAGATGTCGATTCAGTATTATTAAACATTTGCCCTCAGTTTGGTTTACGTTACACTCAACCCATCAATGACAAACCAGGTTCAGGAACAGGAATTAAGATGTTGATAAATAATCAACTAGCTTTTTCTCAATCTTCTCGCTCAATTAAAGCCGAAGAAAATGTAAAAGCTCAACAAAAAGGATTTAGTCTCAAAGAAATTCCTGTAGCAATTGATGGCATAGCGATCGCTGTTAACCCTCAACTCAATATCCCAGGCTTAACTGTTGCTCAAGTCAAAGATATTTACACAGGGAAAATTACCAACTGGAAAGATGTAGGTGGTGTAGATTTGCCAATTCAAGCCCTATCTCGTACTCAAGAATCTGGTGGTACAGTAGAATTCTTTGTAGAAAACGTCCTCAATAAAGAAAACTTTGGCAAGAACGTTATTTACATGGGGACAACAACAGAAGCCATCAGAAAAATAGCCACAACACCAGGAGGAATTTATTACGCTTCTGCCCCAGAAATCGTCCCCCAATGTACTATTAAATCCTTACCAGTAGGGCGTAAAAAAGGAGAATTTATAGCACCATATCAACAACCTTATGTACCGACATCTGAATGTCCCATCAAGCTTAATCAGTTGAATGTCGAAGATTTACGCAATGGTAATTATCCCATCACTCGCAATTTATTTGTGATTGTTAAACAAAATAGTCAAACAGATCAACAAGCAGGAGAAGCTTATGCAAATTGGTTATTAACATCTCAAGGTCAAGAATTAATTGAAAAAGCAGGATTTATTAGAATTAAATAG
- a CDS encoding PstS family phosphate ABC transporter substrate-binding protein, giving the protein MSQKNETLVLVLSLFTTLLLIGGGFWWFTKKSTVDLNTIVNSQSNSSSSSNQNQQSVQAQGTTFATVQNVPTGLFNYGGSTSWAPMRLAIDPAIQAARPEFRLRYVQPSNAAPGSGTGIQSLIDGQLTFAQSSRPVLDEELSRSQQRGFKLNQIPVAIDGLAVAVNPDLNIPGLTIDQLKSIYTGKINNWQQVGGPNLPIKAYSRRISDGGTVELFVQDILGGQAFSSQVEFVSTTTQALKKVADSPGGIYYASAPEVVPQCSIKPLPLGRAAGQYIAPYQEPFILPNQCPDQRNQLNIKAFQSGKYPITRNLFVVVKQNGQTEEQAGVAYANLLLTEQGQELITQAGFVKIR; this is encoded by the coding sequence ATGTCTCAAAAAAATGAAACACTAGTTCTCGTCCTATCTCTATTCACAACGTTATTACTAATAGGTGGAGGCTTTTGGTGGTTTACTAAAAAATCAACCGTTGACCTGAATACAATTGTTAATTCCCAGTCCAACAGTTCTAGCTCCAGCAATCAAAATCAGCAATCAGTACAAGCTCAAGGTACAACCTTTGCCACTGTGCAGAATGTCCCCACAGGATTATTTAACTATGGAGGCAGTACATCTTGGGCCCCGATGCGGTTGGCAATTGATCCAGCAATTCAAGCAGCACGTCCAGAATTTCGGCTACGTTATGTACAACCCAGTAATGCTGCTCCTGGTTCTGGCACTGGCATACAGTCATTAATAGACGGTCAACTAACTTTTGCCCAGTCTTCCCGACCAGTTTTAGATGAAGAGTTAAGCCGATCCCAGCAGCGTGGGTTCAAACTCAATCAAATTCCTGTAGCAATTGATGGGTTAGCTGTAGCCGTAAATCCCGACCTGAATATCCCCGGATTGACAATAGACCAGCTAAAATCCATCTACACAGGCAAGATTAATAATTGGCAGCAAGTGGGTGGACCGAATCTGCCGATCAAGGCATATTCGCGCCGTATTAGTGATGGCGGCACAGTTGAACTTTTTGTCCAAGACATTTTGGGTGGTCAAGCTTTCAGTTCCCAAGTCGAGTTTGTCTCTACGACCACCCAAGCCTTAAAAAAGGTGGCTGATAGTCCTGGTGGCATCTATTACGCTTCTGCCCCAGAGGTTGTTCCTCAATGTTCCATTAAACCCTTACCTTTGGGACGAGCGGCAGGGCAATACATTGCTCCTTATCAAGAACCATTTATTCTCCCTAATCAATGTCCTGATCAACGGAACCAATTGAACATTAAGGCTTTTCAATCAGGAAAATACCCGATTACCCGTAATCTGTTTGTGGTGGTCAAACAGAATGGTCAAACTGAGGAGCAAGCCGGTGTTGCTTATGCTAACTTACTGCTAACAGAGCAGGGACAGGAACTAATTACCCAGGCTGGGTTTGTTAAAATCCGCTGA
- a CDS encoding Cof-type HAD-IIB family hydrolase — protein MASINNQAQDRRDIKLLVLDIDGTIAGHDNQVSATVKQAIQAVQAKGVKVAIATGRMYCSALRFHQDIKSTLPLVAYQGAWIQDPSNQTIHRHLSVTREIAHQLLDYFEQPELRSLLSVHFYINDQLYVREITTETESYAVRCGVTPFPVGDLRQVLTNEPTKVLALCDDANLIRELLGNLRLQYTPAELYMTTSVATFFEATNPFVNKGTAVRYLAEELLGLESNQVMTIGDNFNDVEMLEYAGIGVAMGSAPEQVQAIANWVAPIVENDGAAIAIEKFLL, from the coding sequence ATGGCATCTATCAACAATCAGGCTCAAGATAGAAGAGATATTAAGCTACTGGTATTAGATATAGATGGTACTATTGCCGGACATGACAACCAAGTGAGTGCAACTGTCAAGCAAGCCATTCAAGCAGTCCAAGCAAAAGGCGTTAAGGTGGCTATAGCCACGGGTAGAATGTATTGTTCAGCTTTGCGGTTTCATCAAGACATTAAATCAACTCTACCATTGGTAGCTTATCAAGGAGCTTGGATTCAAGATCCAAGTAACCAAACAATTCATCGTCATTTATCTGTAACTAGGGAAATTGCCCATCAACTACTGGACTATTTTGAACAGCCAGAGTTGCGATCGCTCCTCTCTGTTCATTTTTACATCAATGACCAACTTTACGTGCGGGAAATCACGACAGAAACAGAAAGTTATGCAGTACGCTGTGGTGTCACTCCCTTTCCCGTTGGTGATTTGCGTCAAGTTTTAACTAATGAACCTACCAAAGTTTTAGCTTTGTGCGACGACGCGAATTTAATTAGGGAACTCTTGGGGAATTTACGCCTTCAATACACGCCAGCAGAACTATATATGACAACTTCCGTTGCTACCTTTTTTGAAGCAACTAACCCCTTTGTCAACAAAGGAACTGCTGTCCGCTATCTTGCAGAAGAACTGCTGGGATTAGAAAGCAATCAAGTTATGACTATTGGGGATAACTTCAATGATGTGGAAATGCTAGAGTATGCGGGTATTGGTGTGGCTATGGGTAGCGCCCCAGAACAAGTACAAGCGATCGCTAATTGGGTAGCTCCTATTGTAGAAAATGATGGGGCAGCGATCGCTATAGAAAAATTTTTGCTTTAA
- a CDS encoding LysR family transcriptional regulator, with protein MSDLPFTLDQLRILKAIAAEGSFKRAADSLYVSQPAVSLQVQNLERQLDVPLFDRGGRRAQLTEAGHLLLSYGEKILSLCQETCRAIEDLQNLQGGTLIVGASQTTGTYLLPRMIGMFRQKYPDVAVQLHVHSTRRTAWSVANGQVDLAIIGGEIPGELAESLEIVPYAEDELALILPTFHPFAKLDTIQKEDLYKLQFIALDSQSTIRKVIDQVLARCEIDTRRFKFEMELNSIEAIKNAVQSGLGAAFVSTSAIAKELQMGVLHCTPIEGVVVKRTLWLIVNPNRYRSKAAEAFSQEILPQFATPGWDGDTLKLSQKNLVVTTLDIDTATANSSDPN; from the coding sequence ATGTCTGACCTTCCTTTCACTTTAGATCAGTTACGCATTCTCAAAGCGATCGCCGCAGAAGGGAGCTTCAAACGCGCCGCTGATAGTCTTTACGTCTCCCAACCAGCTGTAAGTTTACAAGTCCAAAACCTAGAACGCCAGCTGGATGTCCCCTTATTTGACAGGGGAGGACGACGCGCTCAATTAACCGAAGCAGGGCATCTACTCCTGAGCTACGGTGAAAAAATTCTCAGTCTGTGTCAAGAAACCTGCCGCGCTATTGAGGATTTACAAAATCTTCAAGGTGGTACTTTAATTGTCGGAGCTTCTCAAACTACCGGCACTTATCTTTTACCGCGCATGATTGGGATGTTTCGACAAAAATATCCCGATGTGGCAGTACAATTACACGTCCACTCTACCCGTCGCACGGCTTGGAGTGTGGCTAACGGACAAGTTGATTTAGCTATTATTGGTGGTGAAATTCCCGGTGAATTGGCAGAATCTTTGGAAATTGTTCCTTACGCTGAAGATGAACTGGCTCTGATTTTACCTACATTCCATCCGTTTGCCAAACTCGACACCATTCAAAAAGAAGACCTATATAAATTACAATTCATTGCTCTTGACTCCCAATCTACTATCCGCAAAGTCATTGATCAAGTACTAGCACGCTGTGAAATTGATACTAGACGTTTTAAATTTGAAATGGAACTAAATTCCATTGAAGCAATTAAAAATGCTGTGCAATCTGGTTTGGGGGCTGCTTTTGTCTCCACCTCAGCGATCGCTAAAGAATTACAAATGGGTGTGCTGCACTGTACCCCCATTGAAGGTGTAGTCGTCAAGCGAACTCTTTGGCTGATTGTTAATCCCAATCGCTATAGATCCAAAGCCGCAGAAGCCTTTAGTCAGGAAATTTTACCCCAGTTTGCTACCCCTGGATGGGATGGAGACACGTTAAAATTATCACAAAAGAATCTAGTGGTAACTACATTAGATATAGATACAGCAACGGCCAACTCATCTGACCCAAACTAA
- the polA gene encoding DNA polymerase I, producing the protein MFPTLANQVISNSPTTTSPTIILVDGHSLAFRSYFAFAKGKNGGLRTKAGIPTSVCFGFIKCLLEVMTTQQPQAIAVAFDLGLPTFRHEADDTYKADRVETPEDFIPDLENLNELLRGLNLPIFTAPGYEADDVLGTLAQKASAAGYRVKILSGDRDLFQLIDERKGITVLNFSPEALKRSANSITEFQAEQVKEKLGVLPTQIVDFKALCGDKSDNIPGVRGIGEKTAVKLLNTYNSLAEIYAKLDEITGSTHEKLIAGKEDALHSQYLAQIVVDVPIEVNLEDCQLTGFDTNNLIPILEKLEFKKFLEQINQLQEKFGGKVLETKVEEINKIEPEENDDLWFFSAEDTAKAEKLPESSIQIRIIDTEDKLQELVSILQKCTNTEKPVAWDTETTALEPRDADLVGIGCCWGIGENEVAYIPVGHKIGNNLQLNLVLSALRSILESADYPKTFQNAKFDRLIFKCQGINLAGVVFDPMLASYLINPDTTHNLSDLSLRHLGLQLTEYNDIVPKTGKKEPQKTIADIGINLVAYYCGTQVYATFQLVDKLRAELEKAPDLAKLLVEVEQPLEAVLAEMEYTGVRINSGYLQELSQQLETELAKLEIQATEIAGETFNLGSPKQLSYILFEKLGLSTKHSRKIQTGYSTDAATLEKLQEIDDTGFVDAIIEYRTLSKLKSTYVDALPALVHPQSQRLHTDFNQTATSTGRLSSSNPNLQNIPIRTAFSRQIRKAFLPESGWLMVAADYSQIELRILAHLSQEPILLKAYQQNEDIHTVTAKLVFEKEEVTSEERRFAKTINFGVIYGMGSLKFARSTGVDKANANEFIKRFNERYPLVFKYLEGVKKQAISQGYVETILGRRRYLDFTSKSLQELRGRDLEDINLSKLKNLGAYDAGLLRSAANAPIQGSSADIIKIAMVQLHEVLKNYQARLLLQVHDELVFEVPPPEWEELQIQIKSVMENAVSLSVPLVVDVRAGDNWMETK; encoded by the coding sequence ATGTTCCCAACTTTGGCTAATCAGGTGATTTCTAATTCTCCAACCACAACCAGTCCCACCATCATCCTTGTAGACGGACATTCTTTAGCGTTTCGTTCCTATTTTGCATTTGCTAAAGGTAAAAACGGAGGACTACGAACAAAAGCGGGTATTCCTACTAGCGTTTGTTTTGGCTTTATTAAGTGCTTATTGGAGGTAATGACAACCCAACAACCGCAAGCTATAGCTGTAGCATTTGATTTAGGATTGCCAACTTTCCGCCATGAAGCAGATGATACTTATAAAGCGGATCGTGTAGAAACACCAGAAGATTTTATTCCCGATTTAGAAAACCTGAATGAATTATTGAGAGGTTTAAATTTACCAATTTTTACAGCACCAGGTTATGAAGCGGATGATGTTTTAGGAACTTTAGCACAAAAAGCGTCTGCGGCTGGTTATCGAGTTAAGATTTTATCTGGAGATAGAGATTTATTCCAACTAATTGATGAAAGAAAAGGTATTACAGTTTTAAATTTTAGTCCTGAAGCTTTAAAACGTTCTGCGAATAGCATCACGGAATTTCAAGCAGAACAAGTTAAGGAAAAATTAGGCGTATTACCTACACAAATTGTAGATTTTAAAGCTCTTTGCGGTGATAAATCAGATAATATTCCTGGAGTCAGAGGAATTGGTGAAAAGACAGCGGTTAAACTGCTCAATACTTATAATTCTCTGGCTGAAATTTATGCAAAGTTAGATGAAATCACAGGTTCAACTCATGAAAAATTGATTGCAGGTAAAGAAGATGCTCTGCATTCTCAATATTTAGCGCAGATAGTTGTCGATGTACCTATAGAAGTCAATTTAGAAGATTGTCAATTAACAGGTTTTGATACTAACAATTTAATTCCTATTTTAGAGAAATTAGAATTTAAGAAATTCTTAGAACAAATCAACCAACTACAAGAGAAATTTGGGGGTAAGGTTCTAGAAACCAAAGTAGAAGAAATTAATAAGATTGAACCAGAAGAAAATGATGATTTATGGTTTTTTAGTGCTGAAGATACAGCTAAGGCTGAAAAATTACCTGAGTCATCAATTCAGATACGTATCATTGACACAGAAGATAAATTACAAGAATTAGTTAGCATTCTCCAAAAATGCACTAACACAGAAAAACCCGTCGCTTGGGATACAGAAACTACAGCTTTAGAACCTAGAGATGCTGATTTAGTAGGAATTGGTTGTTGTTGGGGAATAGGAGAAAATGAAGTTGCTTATATTCCTGTTGGTCATAAAATAGGGAATAATTTACAATTAAATTTAGTGCTATCAGCATTACGTTCAATTTTGGAAAGTGCTGATTATCCGAAAACTTTTCAAAATGCTAAATTTGATAGATTAATTTTCAAATGTCAGGGAATTAATTTAGCAGGTGTGGTATTTGATCCGATGTTAGCAAGTTATTTGATTAATCCAGATACTACTCATAATTTAAGTGATTTATCTTTAAGACATTTGGGTTTACAGTTAACAGAATATAATGATATTGTTCCCAAAACAGGTAAAAAAGAACCACAAAAAACTATTGCTGATATTGGAATTAATTTAGTAGCGTATTATTGTGGTACTCAAGTTTATGCGACATTTCAATTAGTTGATAAATTGCGTGCAGAATTAGAAAAAGCACCAGATTTAGCGAAATTATTGGTGGAAGTAGAACAACCACTAGAAGCAGTGTTAGCGGAAATGGAATACACAGGGGTGAGAATTAACTCCGGTTATTTGCAAGAATTATCTCAGCAGTTAGAAACTGAATTAGCTAAATTAGAAATACAAGCAACTGAAATTGCTGGAGAAACATTTAATTTAGGTTCTCCTAAACAACTGAGTTATATTTTGTTTGAAAAACTCGGTTTAAGTACCAAACATTCCCGCAAAATTCAAACAGGTTATTCTACCGACGCAGCAACTTTAGAAAAACTCCAAGAAATTGATGATACTGGTTTTGTGGATGCGATTATTGAATATCGGACTTTATCAAAATTAAAGTCTACCTATGTAGATGCTTTACCAGCGTTGGTACATCCCCAAAGTCAACGGTTACATACTGATTTTAACCAAACTGCAACTTCTACAGGTAGGTTATCTTCTTCTAATCCCAATTTACAAAATATTCCTATCCGTACTGCTTTTAGCAGACAAATTAGAAAAGCATTTTTACCTGAATCTGGTTGGTTGATGGTAGCTGCTGACTATTCACAAATTGAGTTAAGAATTTTGGCTCATTTGAGTCAAGAACCTATATTACTAAAAGCATATCAGCAAAATGAAGATATTCACACAGTTACAGCAAAGTTAGTCTTTGAAAAAGAAGAAGTGACATCAGAAGAAAGACGTTTTGCTAAGACAATTAACTTTGGTGTGATTTATGGGATGGGTTCGCTTAAGTTTGCACGTTCTACAGGTGTAGATAAAGCTAATGCGAATGAATTTATTAAGCGATTTAATGAACGATATCCCCTAGTATTTAAATATTTGGAGGGTGTGAAAAAACAAGCAATTTCTCAAGGTTATGTAGAAACAATTTTGGGAAGAAGACGTTATTTAGATTTTACTAGTAAAAGCTTACAAGAGTTAAGAGGTAGAGATTTAGAAGATATTAATTTGAGTAAGTTAAAAAATTTGGGTGCTTATGATGCGGGGTTATTACGTTCTGCTGCGAATGCACCAATTCAAGGTTCGAGTGCAGATATTATTAAAATTGCGATGGTGCAATTACATGAGGTTTTAAAGAATTATCAAGCGCGGTTGTTGTTACAGGTGCATGATGAATTAGTATTTGAAGTTCCTCCGCCAGAATGGGAAGAATTGCAAATACAAATTAAGTCGGTGATGGAAAATGCTGTGAGTTTAAGTGTTCCTTTAGTTGTTGATGTGCGTGCGGGTGATAATTGGATGGAGACGAAATAA
- a CDS encoding nitroreductase family protein, with protein MEKPANSQYPIHPLLQQRWSPLAFSNKSITAETLCSLLEAARWTASCYNEQPWYFIVATQENPQEFSKLLSCLVEANQVWAKNAPVLMISVAKLNFEKNGNPNRHAFYDAGAAVCSLTTQATSLGLFVHQMGGFDLAKAQELYNIPENYEPIAAIAVGYPGDPQTLPEQYQQREFAPRQRKPQHTFVFTGTWGES; from the coding sequence ATGGAAAAACCAGCTAATTCTCAATATCCAATCCATCCCTTATTGCAACAACGTTGGAGTCCTTTAGCATTTTCCAACAAATCCATTACAGCAGAAACACTTTGCAGTTTGTTAGAAGCTGCTCGTTGGACAGCATCTTGTTACAATGAGCAACCCTGGTATTTTATTGTTGCCACTCAGGAAAATCCCCAAGAATTTAGCAAGTTGCTAAGTTGTCTGGTAGAAGCAAATCAAGTATGGGCAAAAAATGCGCCGGTGCTGATGATATCGGTAGCCAAGCTTAATTTTGAGAAGAATGGCAACCCAAACCGTCATGCTTTTTATGATGCCGGAGCAGCGGTTTGCAGTCTCACCACTCAGGCTACCTCCTTGGGTTTATTTGTTCATCAGATGGGAGGATTTGATCTAGCTAAGGCGCAAGAACTGTACAACATTCCAGAGAACTATGAACCAATAGCAGCGATCGCAGTTGGTTATCCAGGCGATCCCCAAACCTTACCTGAACAATACCAACAACGTGAGTTTGCACCACGTCAACGCAAACCACAACATACATTTGTATTTACCGGCACTTGGGGAGAAAGTTAA